The sequence AACCCTGTACTGATAAAATTAGTACTAATATTGTCCAAATATCACAGTGCCATTACtccaattttttttacaaagccATTTCAATGCTTATTGTTGTTTTAAgtggaaaatatatttgtatttatcctACAGGATTGTATGGTAATCAGTTATTTTTAGTCTTATAATGCATTGTTGAAATGaaaaggacaaaaaacaacagaaaaacactgaaaatattaaatacattttatgtcttttttaatttgtttttaaactcaaAAGGTTTTCTATAATTAGTTttgattaaacttattttttcatttccttttctcaaaaaaaatttttttaactaatctaccaaataaaacatttgtattttgacATGAAATAACACTGGGTAATCCAATCACAACTTAAAGATAAATACACTTTTAACACAaccattttatatttgaatattacatGGGTATGATTTTATTCTACAAATGATGTTAACAAACCAGTACTAAAATCcttttataacagttattaaatcTGTAAAGTGTAGAGACACATTGcaacaaataaaaagttacattACAGTTTCTCTAAAACAGGGCAAAAATTTAAcatgatgtacatatatatatatttctttggtAATAGTTTATAAAACCATGAAACACTAGTAAAATCTATAAACACAACAAATCCCAACTCTACACTAATGGATTTATTGGTTCTTTCTAGTTGGAACCTTAATAGCTGCATTGGGATGGATACATTCACAGAAGCTACAACAATgcatcatttaaattgttagacaGGCTTGTTGAGTTCCCATTAGTTGACTGTTGAGGCAACACAGATACCCAGTGAGTAAATTCTAAGTAACCATGGGGAACAACTTGATTTTCTATATCAGACAGTCCAGTTTCACAAAGTTTTTTACTACttgtttcattttgtaaattaatacaaTCATTCTGAGATCTACTTTCTTCGAGTTCACATGTTCGATCATTGAAAATTAAAGCACTATTTTCTACATTAATGTGTTTTCTCGGTAAAGTTAAGCCTTGTGAAAAGAACATTCCTGGTTCTTGCTTCACACAAACTTCTATCAGTTCTGGGTGTTGACGTTTAAGTTGCTTTCTTATCTTATCACGCTCCCTTTCTTTTTGTCGGAATACAGGATCCTGTCTTTTCTGTCTCAAACGTTCTCGCTGTCTCTGTCGCTCCTGAGCTCGGTACAAAGGATCAAGTCTTCTTAGTTTAAGACGTTTTCGATCAGCTTCCCTTTCACGAGCCCTAATTTCTGGATTCTGCCTCTTTAGCTGCTTTCTCTGACGATCACGTTCTCTTTCTCTCCGACAATATTCAGGATCTTTTCTTTTAGTACGCATACACAGCATCTGTTTCTGTGCACGTGTAAGGTTTAGGGACCAATCTGAATCTTCACATCCAATTACTTTCACAGAAGTCTCCACTGTATTTACTAAATCTGTTTCTCCAGAATTCAGATGAAGAGACTGATCTTCAAGATGGTTGGATACATTTATCAATTGATGGTGGTTATTTGCTTGAAGATGAT comes from Tachypleus tridentatus isolate NWPU-2018 chromosome 12, ASM421037v1, whole genome shotgun sequence and encodes:
- the LOC143234125 gene encoding uncharacterized protein LOC143234125 isoform X1, which codes for MNDDNVFDTLSATRESDSRLLIPEDKKNNKRKAFRPRRVLSISPCCTPGLTVTHWNGQSDLGVVHSYSAEEISEDETEHMDTILPINNYTECKNSFFTGNSDFLNTNKVLSALTMSETVSHQLEVVQEDDKEANDFPSSSSTSNGNDPSDLDSGKDESVEFVERQTQLLMYLQQLQSLQWAHDPALYNQMSQVGTQSFYSSCENVTNHLQANNHHQLINVSNHLEDQSLHLNSGETDLVNTVETSVKVIGCEDSDWSLNLTRAQKQMLCMRTKRKDPEYCRRERERDRQRKQLKRQNPEIRAREREADRKRLKLRRLDPLYRAQERQRQRERLRQKRQDPVFRQKERERDKIRKQLKRQHPELIEVCVKQEPGMFFSQGLTLPRKHINVENSALIFNDRTCELEESRSQNDCINLQNETSSKKLCETGLSDIENQVVPHGYLEFTHWVSVLPQQSTNGNSTSLSNNLNDALL
- the LOC143234125 gene encoding uncharacterized protein LOC143234125 isoform X2, with protein sequence MNDDNVFDTLSATRESDSRLLIPEDKKNNKRKAFRPRRVLSISPCCTPGLTVTHWNGQSDLGVVHSYSAEEISEDETEHMDTILPINNYTECKNSFFTNGNDPSDLDSGKDESVEFVERQTQLLMYLQQLQSLQWAHDPALYNQMSQVGTQSFYSSCENVTNHLQANNHHQLINVSNHLEDQSLHLNSGETDLVNTVETSVKVIGCEDSDWSLNLTRAQKQMLCMRTKRKDPEYCRRERERDRQRKQLKRQNPEIRAREREADRKRLKLRRLDPLYRAQERQRQRERLRQKRQDPVFRQKERERDKIRKQLKRQHPELIEVCVKQEPGMFFSQGLTLPRKHINVENSALIFNDRTCELEESRSQNDCINLQNETSSKKLCETGLSDIENQVVPHGYLEFTHWVSVLPQQSTNGNSTSLSNNLNDALL